Within Triticum dicoccoides isolate Atlit2015 ecotype Zavitan chromosome 1B, WEW_v2.0, whole genome shotgun sequence, the genomic segment CTGAAGAGCTCTATTCGCGCAAACGATGTTGTCTCGCCCGGATTCAACACGAACTGCCGCATCAGCGATGAACAAGGCGGATTGCTGATCCTCAACCATCACTTCAGAAGGAACCTGACTGCGTTCAGAGTCGCCCCCAATTTCGGATGGTGGCTTATCCGCAACCACACACGAATTCTACACACCAATTCGATCTGTCCTCCCGGGGCTCCACTGCAATCTGCACCCATGCTCACAGTCATGATCCAGATGGTAAGCAGAGAAGTACCGAGGCCGAATCTTCTCGCTCGTCCGCTTTGCGTCCCGGAAATAAAAATCCAAGGCTGGTTCCGATTCCTTCTCTAATGTGGCCGAAGATCCCAGCGGTTGTTGCCTCAATCCGAAGCCGGCGGAGGCGAGAGGTAGGGGAGGGGATCGACTTGCTCCGCGGCTGATGGGGGCCTGACCAGCATCAGACCGAGGATACAGCTCCACCGCTCTTCCCTCTGCGGATCTCCAGAACGTGCTTCTCTCCTCGCCCAATTGACGAATTCCATTGGCGATTCCCTCGGGTGCGGCATCCTGCGCTTCTCCTCCCAAGTGCCCTTGAAATAGATGCGCCAGGCGAGATTCAGCAGCTCCCGATTGACATGGTCCTTGCAAACCTGAACATATCTCCGGGCCCTCGAATTCTCCCCATCCTCTGGATCCAGATCTTCCTCTGCTTCCTTCCACTCCCGGGTGCACTCGGACCATGAGAACGCGTCGTCCATGACCCTCCTCGCACGCTCCCACCAGCGCTTCTCCCTCGTCGTCGCAAGGACCTCCGGCGAGACCGAATCGATCCNNNNNNNNNNNNNNNNNNNNNNNNNNNNNNNNNNNNNNNNNNNNNNNNNNNNNNNNNNNNNNNNNNNNNNNNNNNNNNNNNNNNNNNNNNNNNNNNNNNNNNNNNNNNNNNNNNNNNNNNNNNNNNNNNNNNNNNNNNNNNNNNNNNNNNNNNNNNNNNNNNNNNNNNNNNNNNNNNNNNNNNNNNNNNNNNNNNNNNNNNNNNNNNNNNNNNNNNNNNNNNNNNNNNNNNNNNNNNNNNNNNNNNNNNNNNNNNNNNNNNNNNNNNNNNNNNNNNNNNNNNNNNNNNNNNNNNNNNNNNNNNNNNNNNNNNNNNNNNNNNNNNNNNNNNNNNNNNATGTGGATCGGCATGGGGGAGGGAGCAGGAAGGCAGAAGCGCCTGCGCTCGCttggtgcgcggtgggagcggcggcggtggggggcggcgacggcggtggggCTAGGTTGGTCGCGAGAGGCGGAGGGGGCATGGGGTGGGTCGCGAAGAGGTAGAAAAAGTCGTGTTTAATTTGTTAGACCGTAAGTTTAGTTTTCGTCTCCATCCGCTCTCATGTGCAAACTATAAGGGAAATAAGACTCTTGGCATGCGTATATGTTTATGTTATCTGCTCTTGATTATTCATTCATGTCTTGGCCTAGCTACTATATGTAGGAGTATACGTCATCTGCAGTTTAATGCATGCTTCCACATATGTAAGGATGAAACAATTAATCGACAAACGCTAGCAGCTAGACGTAGTAGATCATGCCGACTTCGATGAGGCTGATGTGCGGTATGTTGAGCGCCACGGCGGGGCCCCTGGAGTTCTTCCGGAGGAAGTTGTAGGCTATGTCGATGGCGAACTTCTTGAACACGTTGGAGCTCTTCCTGGCCTTGATGTACGAGTGCCCCATGATGTAGGCCACGCCGGCGTGCTTAGCCTCCACGATGGCGGCCAGCTCCGCCTTCACCTCCGGGTCCACGTGCTCGCCCGCCAGGTCCGAGAGCTCGAACCGCACGCGCTGCCGCCGGCCGCCGTACGCCGCCCCCGGGGACTCGGCCTCGTAGATGGCCTGCAGCGACTCCAGCGTGTCCGACTTGTCGCCATCCGTGGCCGCCGTGGCCGCGCGCACCACGAGGCTCTCCTCGTCCGCCGGCTCCTGCACCAGCAGCCGCCCCGTCCGCGCCAGGTCGCCGGGCCGCCTCAccacggacatccggccctccacgGCCGACGCGGCGCCGTCGCTGGGGCGGTTGTCGGCAGCCTCGGCGGCCTCCATGTGCACGAACTCGGCGATGCGGAGCACCAGGTCGTTCTCGAAGTCGCTCTCCTCGCCCAGCAGGTCCTTGTAGCCGTACCGGACGACGCAGCGGAACATGTGGAAGTCGCGCGGGCCGATGCGGCCCACCAGGTGCCGCTCCTCGGGGCACACGTGCGGGATGGGCACGGCCTTGACGCACACGAACACCAGCACCTGGTGGAACGCCGGCAGGTTGGTGACGAAGTGCGAGAAGACGGCCGGCACGCCGCTGGCCAGCTCGCTGTAGATGAGGCCGATGCCGGGGACGCGCACGATGCCCAGGCTGGGGCCCAGCGCGTGGATCCACCGCAGGGACACCTTGTTCTGCACGTCGAACGAGTGCTTCAGCCGAGTGCCGTAGTGCCACGTGTACATGATGGCCACGAACAGGAGTGACAGCGCCAGCGGCAGCCACCCGCCCTGCGGCACCTTCATCAGCGCCGCCGACAGGTACACCCCCTCCACCACGCCGAAGGCCAGCAGGAAGAGCGTCGCCATGATGAAGCCCAGCTGCCACACGAAGATGATCACCAGCGTCATGAGGAGCGTGGTGACCACCATCACGCCGGAGCACGCCATCCCGTATGCGTTGCCGATGAGCATTGTGTCGCGGAAGCCGACGGTGACGCTGAGGCAGACGAGCATGAGGAGCCAGTTGATCTCGGGACTGTAGATCTGCCCCGGGATGAGGCTGGAGGTGTGCACGATCTTCACGCGCGGGAAGCAGCCAAGCGCCATGCACTGCCGCACGATGGAGAAGGTGGCCGTGATCACCGCCTGGCTGCCCACGATCGAAGCCAGCGTCGCGACCACCAGCACCGGCCAGAACAACCGCACTGCACCCACATTTCATTCATGTCGGGATCACATATCCACACTACATCGTCATAACAGACACTTTGATTTTTGTGCGTGGAGCCAATGTGAGTAGGGGCCAGTTCTTGGCTCCGGATCAAAAGAGCACTTTAGCCAGTGGACATGGAGTATTTgatcccgagctcatatgctctcgcgtgaacagtaaaatcaaaaaaaaaagTCAAAACGttcaaaaaaatttgatttttttttgtgaTGAACATTGATAAATTTTCTAACTGCATGCAAAATTTCAGGTTGAAATGACATTCGTGGAGGTCTGGGAAAAAAATCGATGGTCCAATAAGACTATTGttggaagcattttggagcatcaattttgttATTTTTGCCCAGACCTCCACGGATATCATTTCGACCTGAAATTTTGCACGGCGTTAGAACATTCATCAATGTTTATCACAAAAAAATAGATTTTgttgattttttttttcttttttcgattttactgttcatgcgggagctTATGAGCTCAGGATCAAAAGAGCACTTTGGCCAGTTCTTTTGACAACTTCCAAAATAAGCTGTCTCCTTTG encodes:
- the LOC119309099 gene encoding probable potassium transporter 3 encodes the protein MLQRHWRSYYKHVLLLAYQSCGVVYGDLSTSPLYVYKSTFAGPVRRFEDEETIFGVFSLVFWTITLIPLLKYVFIVLSADDNGEGGTFALYSLLVRHAKFSLMPNQQAADEELSAYHKPGYAAQDTAMLRALRHFLENHSKSRTCLLLTVLFGASLVIGDGVLTPAMSVMSSFSGLQVPGPLKKRAGEVVILSCIVLVCLFTLQHWGTHRVSFLFAPVIVTWLLLLGGTGVYNIIVWNPRVFYALSPTYLIRFFMRTGKEGWIALGGVLLSMTGTEAMFADLGHFTATSIRVAFVGLIYPCLVLQYMGQAAFLSKTPECDIHFIFFKSIPVRLFWPVLVVATLASIVGSQAVITATFSIVRQCMALGCFPRVKIVHTSSLIPGQIYSPEINWLLMLVCLSVTVGFRDTMLIGNAYGMACSGVMVVTTLLMTLVIIFVWQLGFIMATLFLLAFGVVEGVYLSAALMKVPQGGWLPLALSLLFVAIMYTWHYGTRLKHSFDVQNKVSLRWIHALGPSLGIVRVPGIGLIYSELASGVPAVFSHFVTNLPAFHQVLVFVCVKAVPIPHVCPEERHLVGRIGPRDFHMFRCVVRYGYKDLLGEESDFENDLVLRIAEFVHMEAAEAADNRPSDGAASAVEGRMSVVRRPGDLARTGRLLVQEPADEESLVVRAATAATDGDKSDTLESLQAIYEAESPGAAYGGRRQRVRFELSDLAGEHVDPEVKAELAAIVEAKHAGVAYIMGHSYIKARKSSNVFKKFAIDIAYNFLRKNSRGPAVALNIPHISLIEVGMIYYV